A genome region from Halichondria panicea chromosome 15, odHalPani1.1, whole genome shotgun sequence includes the following:
- the LOC135348679 gene encoding zinc metalloproteinase nas-8-like, producing the protein MYSLDLKTRAIVLWLVAAALVIATPVLSIDEEATSALSRNEALNSQLDILASNGNGESDNEAIFGSGSGEMDPLSNTGELLENPEYFEGDLNIPREQFMEAYHPPTENVREKRGAINEKRWPGGIINYNFHWSVSSSLRSKIISAITVYERETCLLFRRTGVANRIQFTAQGSGCSSDSIGRKGGIQTITLPGRCNSEHVIIHEIGHAIGLWHEQSRPDRDRHVNIHLENVQSGKSHNFKKRQNVDYQGEPYDYRSIMHYTDTAFSKNGRKTITPKESSNSIAPSSSLSSSDIKQINRIYNCPEASPGYKGTLKVRMIQAWNLPDTDGWWNDPDPYAVVVAVDKTNYRREKRTGVKSGTTNPQWNQELDFGNRNEGWRYFTITIYDSDNGGDDKMVGTQTIWVYPSCSTHTRRFCYSLTRCVDYSYRLEDVNNCNPNPCVRGTCQDRFCDYYCSCPRNYSGKRCDRYNPPRPPRPPSSGGTRPIP; encoded by the exons ATGTACTCTCTTGACTTGAAGACACGTGCTATCGTTTTGTGGCTAGTAGCAGCCGCCCTAGTGATAGCCACCCCGGTCTTATCAATCGATGAAGAAGCTACCTCGGCACTCAGTCGCAACGAAGCACTGAATAGTCAACTGGACATTCTTGCATCTAACGGCAATGGAGAAAGTGATAACGAAGCGATATTTGGCAGTGGGAGTGGAGAGATGGACCCACTATCCAACACGGGTGAACTCTTGGAAAATCCAGAATATTTTGAAGGTGATCTCAACATTCCACGAGAACAGTTTATGGAAGCATATCATCCACCAACAGAAAAT GTGCGAGAAAAACGTGGAGCTATTAATGAGAAGAGATGGCCTGGTGGGATAATCAACTATAACTTTCATTGGAGTGTCAGTTCATCTCTTAGAAGCAAGATTATAAGTGCAATCACTGTTTATGAAAGAGAAACATGTTTACTGTTCAGAAGAACAGGTGTTGCTAACCGCATTCAATTCACGGCTCAAGGTAGCGGTTGTTCCTCTGATTCTATTGGTAGGAAAGGCGGAATACAAACTATAACTTTGCCAGGAAGGTGCAACTCAGAGCACGTCATTATACATGAGATTGGACATGCTATTGGACTATGGCACGAACAGAGCAGGCCTGACAGAGATCGTCATGTGAATATACACTTGGAAAACGTACAAAGTGGAAAAAGTCACAACTTCAAAAAACGCCAGAACGTCGACTATCAGGGAGAACCCTATGATTACCGATCAATCATGCACTATACTGATACTGCCTTTAGTAAAAATGGACGTAAAACAATTACTCCTAAAGAATCATCAAATTCAATAGCACCTAGTTCAAGTCTCAGCAGCAGTGATATTAAGCAGATAAACAGAATTTATAACTGCCCTGAGGCAAGCCCTGGTTATAAAGGTACACTGAAGGTGAGGATGATACAAGCATGGAATCTACCAGATACTGACGGGTGGTGGAATGATCCGGACCCCTATGCCGTTGTTGTGGCTGTGGATAAGACAAACTATCGCCGCGAAAAGCGCACTGGAGTTAAAAGTGGCACTACCAATCCACAGTGGAACCAGGAACTAGACTTTGGAAATAGAAATGAGGGATGGCGCTACTTCACTATCACAATATATGATAGTGACAACGGTGGAGATGATAAGATGGTTGGCACACAGACTATTTGGGTATACCCTAGTTGTTCTACTCACACGAGGAGGTTTTGCTACAGTCTCACACGATGTGTTGACTACAGCTACAGACTTGAAGATGTAAATAACTGCAACCCAAATCCCTGTGTAAGAGGAACTTGTCAAGACAGGTTTTGTGACTACTATTGTAGCTGCCCAAGAAACTACTCTGGAAAGAGATGCGATCGGTACAATCCACCTCGACCTCCTCGACCTCCTTCCTCTGGCGGTACACGACCTATTCCTTAA